A DNA window from Engystomops pustulosus chromosome 6, aEngPut4.maternal, whole genome shotgun sequence contains the following coding sequences:
- the LOC140065918 gene encoding olfactory receptor 5I1-like: MQILRRLTDFAEGLAIIPGGDFNIPFEPSLDSSTGAKESSNKTSPLDTTQAEISAIRRQILEQSSLCFRDKIKKDYYEYGDICGKLLAKALHPRSLQPLIVSINSPQGDTINSPLGILQKFKNYYVALYSLDPNPDSNPSASSNCAISSYLDKHPHKKIPSESASSLDSDFTEEETLFVIKDLKVGKSLGPDGFTPRFYKVFGEILAPILTDFFNSISYSCSFSPKTLRAHISTKEFTMSTVNQTLNTDFTLVDLTEKPQLKLLLFVLFFLMYIITLIGNLSIIVAYKLSPNLQNPMYFFLSNFSFLEMFYISTTVPKMLANFLSENKSISFYGCAAQLYCVLLLAGTEFYILAAMAYDRYNAICHPLLYTVIMRKIACIQLIVGSWAIGATNALLHTTFTFTLPYCGSHKLNSFFCDIPVLLKLACKDTFLNEIIVFILGGGMAVGSLILTIISYVKIISTILNIHSTSGRKKAFSTCTSHLIVVTIFYGSVFFMYLRPKSSYGKDEDKLVNIMYTIITPLLNPFIYSLRNKEVEIAMKKILNRMAAALMPHTT, translated from the exons ATGCAGATACTGAGGAGACTAACCGACTTCGCTGAAGGATTGGCAATAATCCCAGGAGGCGACTTTAACATCCCATTTGAACCCTCGCTTGACTCATCCACAG GTGCAAAAGAATCCTCAAATAAGACTTCCCCTCTAGATACCACCCAGGCTGAAATTTCCGCCATTCGTCGCCAAATTCTAGAACAAAGTAGTCTCTGCTTCAGAGACAAAATAAAGAAAGATTATTATGAATACGGCGACATATGCGGAAAGCTCCTAGCCAAAGCGCTCCACCCGCGATCCTTACAACCCCTGATCGTCTCTATTAACTCCCCCCAGGGTGACACTATTAATTCCCCTTTGGGGATACTACAGAAGTTTAAGAATTACTATGTGGCCCTTTATAGCCTAGATCCAAACCCCGACTCAAATCCATCGGCCTCTTCTAACTGTGCGATCTCCTCCTACCTAGACAAACACCCACACAAAAAGATCCCCTCCGAATCCGCCTCTTCTCTAGACAGTGACTTCACTGAGGAGGAGACCTTGTTTGTGATAAAAGATCTCAAAGTTGGAAAAAGCCTGGGACCGGACGGGTTTACCCCCAGGTTCTATAAAGTCTTTGGCGAGATACTAGCCCCGATTTTAACAGATTTCTTTAACTCCATTTCCTACAGCTGCTCCTTCTCCCCCAAAACACTGAGAGCCCATATCTCG ACCAAAGAATTTACAATGTCCACTGTCAATCAGACTCTAAACACAGACTTTACACTAGTGGATCTTACCGAGAAGCCACAACTTAAACTTTtactatttgttttattttttctcaTGTATATAATCACATTGATTGGGAATTTATCCATAATTGTTGCCTATAAATTAAGCCCAAATCTTCAGAATCCAATGTATTTCTTTCTTTCTAACTTTTCCTTTCTAGAAATGTTTTACATTTCAACTACGGTTCCAAAAATGTTGGCAAACTTCCTGTCAGAGAATAAAAGCATATCATTCTATGGTTGTGCAGCTCAATTGTATTGTGTCCTATTGTTGGCAGGGACTGAGTTCTACATTCTTGCAGCCATGGCTTATGATCGATATAATGCTATATGTCATCCATTGCTATATACTGTCATTATGAGGAAAATAGCCTGCATTCAGCTCATAGTAGGATCATGGGCCATTGGGGCAACAAATGCTTTACTTCACACtacatttacatttactttgccTTATTGTGGCTCTCATAAACTTAACAGTTTCTTTTGTGACATTCCTGTGTTACTGAAACTGGCCTGTAAGGACACTTTCCTTAATGagattattgtttttattttgggGGGTGGGATGGCAGTTGGGTCCCTTATATTAACAATTATCTCTTATGTTAAAATTATCTCAACCATTTTGAACATTCATTCAACCTCTGGAAGGAAAAAAGCATTTTCCACTTGTACTTCTCACTTAATAGTTGTCACCATTTTCTATGGTTCTGTCTTTTTTATGTATTTGAGACCAAAATCAAGTTATGGTAAGGATGAAGACAAGTTGGTGAACATCATGTACACAATTATTACCCCGCTACTGAATCCTTTTATTTACAGTCTGAGAAATAAAGAAGTCGAAATTGCAATGAAGAAGATACTAAACAGAATGGCTGCCGCATTAATGCCACATACTACATAA
- the LOC140065919 gene encoding olfactory receptor 5AR1-like, which yields MILENCTTPSVFTLVALSDIPSLQVVLFVMFLSIYVIAVLGNLCIIFTYKCSSNLRTPMYFFLANFSFLDICYISTTVPNMLLNFLSEHKTISFYGCVVQLYFLMLFGSTECYILAAMAYDRYNAICQPLQYNIIMNKVSCIKFIFWSWVIGVINANIHTTLTFTLPFCGSNMINYFFCDIPPLLNLAYTDTWINELATFVIGGLVTMGSLLLTMISYVNIIYTISKIRSNSRRMKAFSTCVSHFTVVTIFYGSGIFIYLKPRSNYIMEHDRLVAIMYTVIAPLLNPFIYSLRNSDVKDAARKIIREKFTLAIC from the coding sequence ATGATTTTGGAAAACTGTACGACACCATCGGTGTTTACTCTTGTGGCACTTTCTGATATTCCAAGTCTGCAAGTTGTACTTTTTGTGATGTTCCTCTCCATTTATGTTATCGCTGTACTTGGAAATTTGTGCATTATTTTCACATACAAATGTAGCTCAAATCTACGAACTCCTATGTATTTTTTTCTAGCCAACTTTTCTTTTCTTGATATTTGTTACATTTCTACCACAGTGCCGAACATGTTGTTGAACTTTCTTTCAGAACATAAGACGATCTCGTTCTATGGGTGTGTTGTGCAGTTGTACTTTCTTATGTTATTTGGTAGCACAGAGTGTTACATTCTGGCAGCTATGGCATATGATCGCTATAATGCTATATGTCAACCACTACAATACAACATTATCATGAATAAAGTATcttgtattaagtttattttttggtCATGGGTTATTGGTGTGATAAACGCTAATATTCATACTACTCTTACATTTACGTTGCCTTTTTGCGGTTCAAATATgatcaattattttttttgtgatatCCCACCATTACTTAATTTAGCATACACTGATACCTGGATCAATGAACTTGCAACTTTTGTTATTGGAGGCTTAGTAACTATGGGATCTTTACTGTTAACCATGATCTCTTATGTCAACATCATCTACACCATATCAAAGATCCGTTCTAACTCTAGACGCATGAAAGCCTTTTCAACTTGTGTATCCCACTTCACCGTGGTGACAATTTTTTATGGGTCTGGAATTTTTATATATCTAAAACCCAGATCGAATTACATTATGGAACACGACCGGTTAGTTGCAatcatgtatacagtgattgcaccCCTGTTAAACCCTTTTATATACAGTCTAAGGAATAGTGATGTTAAGGATGCAGCCAGAAAGATTATTCGTGAAAAATTTACTTTGGCTATATGTTAA